The following are from one region of the Mannheimia granulomatis genome:
- the ulaG gene encoding L-ascorbate 6-phosphate lactonase translates to MSKIQEITRESWILSTFPEWGTWLNEEIEEEVVPEGNFAMWWLGCVGIWIKTPAGANICMDLWCSRGKSTKKVKDMVRGHQMANMAGVRKLQPNLRAQPMVLDPFAINEVDFILASHYHSDHIDVNVAAAVCNNPKLDHVKFVGPWHCAELWKKWGVPEDRIIIVKPGDVVKLKDVEIHALDSFDRTCLVTLPVEGAEEQGGELAGLCPSDEEMGRKAVNYVFKTPGGNIYHGADSHYSIQFAKHGKEFDIDVALNNYGENPVGIADKMTSIDLLRMAECLRTKVIIPVHHDIWTNFMASTQEIIDLWRMRKDRLQYQFHPFIWEVGGKYVYPRDKDLIEYHHPRGFDDCFEQEPNIQFKSML, encoded by the coding sequence ATGAGCAAAATTCAAGAAATCACACGTGAAAGTTGGATCCTTTCCACATTTCCGGAATGGGGTACTTGGTTAAACGAAGAAATTGAAGAAGAAGTTGTGCCGGAAGGTAACTTTGCGATGTGGTGGCTAGGTTGTGTCGGAATTTGGATTAAAACTCCGGCCGGTGCAAATATTTGTATGGATTTATGGTGCAGTCGTGGTAAATCCACTAAAAAAGTGAAAGATATGGTACGCGGACACCAAATGGCAAATATGGCCGGGGTGCGTAAATTACAACCTAACCTGCGTGCACAACCAATGGTATTAGATCCATTTGCAATCAATGAAGTAGACTTTATTCTTGCCTCTCACTATCACTCAGATCATATTGATGTCAATGTCGCGGCAGCCGTGTGTAACAACCCAAAATTAGATCATGTGAAATTTGTCGGCCCGTGGCACTGTGCTGAGTTATGGAAAAAATGGGGTGTGCCGGAAGATCGTATTATTATCGTAAAACCGGGCGATGTGGTGAAATTAAAAGATGTGGAAATTCACGCATTAGACTCTTTTGACCGCACCTGTTTAGTTACCTTACCGGTAGAAGGCGCGGAAGAGCAAGGTGGTGAATTAGCCGGACTTTGCCCATCTGATGAAGAAATGGGACGTAAGGCGGTAAACTATGTATTTAAAACCCCGGGTGGTAATATCTATCATGGTGCGGACTCTCACTACTCTATTCAATTTGCCAAACACGGTAAAGAGTTTGATATTGATGTTGCATTAAATAACTATGGTGAGAATCCGGTAGGTATTGCCGATAAAATGACTTCCATTGATTTGTTACGTATGGCAGAATGCTTGCGTACAAAAGTAATTATTCCTGTTCATCATGATATTTGGACAAACTTTATGGCAAGTACGCAAGAAATTATTGATTTATGGCGTATGCGTAAAGACCGCTTACAGTATCAGTTCCATCCATTTATTTGGGAAGTAGGCGGCAAATATGTTTATCCACGTGATAAGGACTTAATTGAATACCACCACCCTCGTGGTTTTGATGATTGCTTTGAGCAAGAACCAAATATTCAATTTAAATCAATGCTATAA